One genomic window of Phoenix dactylifera cultivar Barhee BC4 chromosome 6, palm_55x_up_171113_PBpolish2nd_filt_p, whole genome shotgun sequence includes the following:
- the LOC120111190 gene encoding uncharacterized protein LOC120111190 yields the protein MARGSGRGRNRRPTRFADGSAAWTPSEQQEDVPPSPARSVHPQEHPVNPVGSALETGTPETPRTGTSGEPRIQPNEPLSASQMMEAMMQQQATSRSDMMRMMEMQQRFMEQQQQFMQQQLQHQRQQMTPQYLQGATSRQEHHVSLAEFKKFAPSAFKGTSDPLEAETWLNEMEKVFNALRCPDEDRVTFATFMLLGEADIWWNVERGKMGQNATSLTWEGFKELFRDKYIPQSVRRQKFREFTRLEQGNMTVAEYAAKFEELARYAPGQVENERERAEKFESGLRARIRQQVSTFELSSYKDVVNKALVVERGLNDTQEERERILKKRNRQAELQNKHGKNTEFGPKKQTTGNDKTQRKDTVKCYRCGGPHYQSECNWFNGNCFSCGQQGHRADTCPNRGEQQTRQASQPIQGAPTNQATQNEQQRGGQQRPRTQGRVYALTQHDADASNTVVTEIVH from the exons ATGGCACGAGGGAGTGGACGTGGGCGTAATAGGAGGCCGACTCGTTTTGCCGATGGCTCCGCTGCTTGGACGCCCTCCGAACAACAAGAAGATGTTCCACCCTCACCAGCCAGAAGTGTGCACCCACAGGAACACCCCGTCAACCCTGTTGGTAGTGCTCTGGAAACGGGAACCCCGGAAACTCCAAGGACAGGAACCTCGGGTGAGCCTAGGATTCAGCCGAATGAACCACTAAGTGCTTCTCAGATGATGGAAGCAATGATGCAACAACAAGCTACTTCCCGTTCAGATATGATGAGAATGATGGAGATGCAACAACGCTTCATGGAACAGCAGCAACAATTTATGCAGCAACAGTTACAACATCAGCGGCAGCAGATGACTCCTCAGTATTTACAGGGGGCTACAAGTCGGCAAGAGCATCATGTTAGTTTGGCAGAATTCAAAAAGTTTGCACCTTCAGCTTTTAAAGGCACTTCTGACCCTTTAGAGGCTGAGACTTGGCTGAATGAAATGGAAAAGGTTTTCAACGCTCTGAGATGCCCTGATGAGGATAGGGTTACTTTTGCTACATTTATGCTGCTGGGAGAAGCGGATATTTGGTGGAATGTGGAAAGAGGAAAGATGGGACAGAACGCTACATCTTTGACTTGGGAAGGATTTAAGGAGCTTTTCCGTGACAAGTATATTCCCCAAAGCGTGAGACGGCAGAAATTTCGAGAGTTTACCCGGTTAGAGCAAGGGAATATGACGGTCGCAGAGTATGCTGCAAAATTTGAGGAACTGGCCAGGTATGCCCCAGGACAGGTGGAGAATGAAAGAGAACGAGCTGAGAAGTTTGAAAGTGGACTCAGAGCCCGAATCAGACAACAGGTGTCTACCTTCGAGCTTTCTTCCTACAAGGATGTGGTTAACAAGGCTTTGGTAGTTGAAAGGGGTTTGAATGACActcaagaagagagggaaagaattttgaaaaagagaaacagACAAGCTGAGTTACAAAATAAGCATGGCAAAAATACTGAATTCGGGCCCAAGAAACAAACTACTGGGAATGATAAGACTCAGCGCAAGGATACTGTGAAATGCTATAGATGTGGCGGACCCCACTATCAGAGCGAGTGCAACTGGTTTAATGGGAATTGTTTTTCATGTGGCCAACAGGGCCATAGGGCAGACACTTGTCCTAATCGCGGAGAGCAACAAACTCGACAGGCATCTCAGCCTATTCAGGGAGCTCCAACCAACCAAGCAACTCAGAATGAACAACAACGAGGAGGACAGCAGAGGCCTAGAACTCAGGGGCGAGTCTATGCTCTTACACAACACGATGCTGACGCCTCTAACACCGTGGTGACAG AAATAGTACATTGA